A part of Thermotoga petrophila RKU-1 genomic DNA contains:
- the purL gene encoding phosphoribosylformylglycinamidine synthase subunit PurL translates to MKLRYLNILREKLGREPTFVELQAFSVMWSEHCGYSHTKKYIRRLPKTGFEGNAGVVNLDDYYSIAFKIESHNHPSAIEPYNGAATGVGGIIRDVLAMGARPTVIFDSLHMSRIIDGIIEGIADYGNSIGVPTVGGELRISPLYAHNPLVNVLAAGIVRNTMLVDSKASKPGQVIVIFGGATGRDGIHGASFASEDLTGDKATKLSIQVGDPFAEKMLIEAFLEMVEEGLVEGAQDLGAGGVLSATSELVAKGNLGAIVHLDRVPLREPDMEPWEILISESQERMAVVTSPQKANRILEIARKHLLFGDVVAEVIEEPVYRVMYRDDLVMEVPVQFLANAPEEDIVEYKPGKIPEFKRVEFEEVNAREVFEQYDHMVGTDTVVPPGFGAAVMRIKRDGGYSLVTHSRADLALQDTYWGTFIAVLESVRKTLSVGAEPLAITNCVNYGDPDVDPVGLSAMMTALKDACEFSGVPVASGNASLYNTYQGKPIPPTLVVGMLGKVNPQKVAKPKPSKVFAVGWNDFELEREKELWRAIRKLSEEGAFILSSSQLLTRTHVETFREYGLKIEVKLPEVRPAHQMVLVFSERTPVVDVPVKEIGTLSR, encoded by the coding sequence ATGAAATTGAGATATCTGAACATCCTCAGGGAGAAGCTTGGAAGAGAACCCACCTTCGTCGAGCTTCAGGCTTTTTCAGTCATGTGGAGCGAACACTGTGGATACTCCCATACGAAGAAGTACATAAGAAGATTACCGAAAACGGGTTTTGAGGGAAACGCAGGTGTGGTGAACCTGGATGATTACTATTCCATTGCTTTCAAGATAGAGAGCCACAACCACCCGAGTGCGATAGAACCTTACAACGGCGCAGCAACGGGTGTCGGTGGAATCATCAGAGACGTCCTCGCGATGGGAGCACGTCCAACGGTCATATTCGATTCACTCCACATGTCTCGAATCATAGACGGAATCATAGAGGGCATAGCCGATTACGGTAACTCCATAGGCGTTCCAACGGTCGGTGGGGAACTCAGGATCTCTCCTCTCTACGCGCACAATCCCCTTGTGAACGTACTCGCGGCGGGTATTGTGAGAAACACCATGCTGGTCGATTCGAAAGCATCAAAACCGGGACAGGTCATAGTGATCTTCGGAGGAGCCACAGGAAGAGACGGAATCCACGGAGCGTCTTTCGCTTCGGAGGATCTCACAGGGGATAAGGCAACCAAGCTTTCAATCCAAGTTGGTGACCCATTCGCTGAAAAGATGCTCATAGAAGCGTTCCTGGAGATGGTGGAAGAGGGCCTCGTGGAAGGGGCTCAGGATCTGGGAGCGGGCGGTGTGCTGTCCGCAACATCGGAACTCGTGGCAAAGGGGAACCTCGGAGCGATCGTTCATCTGGACCGTGTTCCCCTGAGAGAACCGGATATGGAGCCCTGGGAAATCCTCATAAGTGAAAGCCAGGAAAGAATGGCGGTCGTCACATCACCTCAGAAAGCGAATCGCATTCTGGAAATAGCCAGAAAGCACCTTCTTTTCGGTGATGTCGTTGCCGAGGTGATAGAAGAACCCGTTTACAGGGTGATGTACAGAGACGATCTCGTCATGGAGGTTCCCGTCCAGTTCCTCGCGAACGCCCCAGAAGAAGACATTGTCGAATACAAACCCGGAAAGATCCCAGAGTTCAAAAGGGTGGAATTCGAAGAGGTGAACGCGAGGGAAGTCTTCGAGCAGTACGATCACATGGTCGGAACGGATACTGTGGTGCCACCCGGTTTCGGCGCAGCCGTGATGAGAATAAAGAGAGATGGGGGTTACTCCCTCGTCACACACAGTAGAGCGGATCTGGCTCTTCAGGACACCTACTGGGGAACCTTCATAGCCGTACTCGAGAGCGTGAGAAAGACTCTCAGTGTGGGAGCGGAACCTCTCGCTATAACGAACTGTGTGAACTACGGAGACCCCGATGTTGACCCGGTGGGACTTTCGGCCATGATGACTGCTCTCAAGGATGCCTGTGAATTCTCGGGTGTTCCCGTTGCATCGGGAAACGCTTCTCTCTACAACACGTACCAGGGAAAACCCATTCCACCCACCCTGGTTGTGGGAATGTTGGGGAAGGTGAACCCGCAGAAAGTGGCAAAACCGAAGCCTTCGAAGGTGTTCGCGGTGGGATGGAACGACTTCGAACTCGAAAGGGAAAAAGAACTCTGGAGAGCCATAAGAAAACTCTCAGAAGAAGGTGCTTTCATCCTCTCTTCGTCACAGCTTCTGACGAGAACTCACGTGGAGACTTTCAGAGAGTACGGCTTGAAGATCGAAGTGAAACTGCCAGAAGTGAGGCCGGCGCATCAGATGGTGCTCGTCTTCTCTGAGAGAACTCCCGTAGTCGATGTTCCTGTGAAGGAGATCGGAACGCTCTCGAGGTGA
- the purQ gene encoding phosphoribosylformylglycinamidine synthase subunit PurQ, giving the protein MKPRACVVVYPGSNCDRDAYYALEINGFEPSYVGLDDKLNDYELIILPGGFSYGDYLRPGAVAAREKIAFEIAKAAERGKLIMGICNGFQILIEMGLLRGALLQNSSGKFICKWVDLIVENNDTPFTNAFEKGEKIRIPIAHGFGRYVKIDDVNVVLRYVEDVNGSDERIAGILNESGNVFGLMPHPERAVEELIGGKDGKKVFQSILNYLKR; this is encoded by the coding sequence GTGAAGCCCAGAGCTTGTGTAGTGGTCTATCCCGGTTCCAACTGTGACAGAGACGCGTACTACGCTCTGGAAATAAACGGCTTCGAGCCCAGTTACGTCGGGCTGGACGACAAGCTGAACGACTACGAATTGATCATTCTACCTGGAGGATTTTCCTACGGAGACTACCTGAGGCCTGGTGCCGTTGCCGCAAGAGAAAAAATCGCCTTCGAAATAGCAAAAGCCGCTGAAAGAGGAAAGCTGATAATGGGAATATGTAACGGCTTTCAGATTCTCATAGAGATGGGGCTCCTGAGAGGAGCCCTTCTTCAAAATTCGTCTGGAAAGTTCATCTGCAAATGGGTAGATCTGATCGTGGAGAACAACGACACACCGTTCACGAACGCTTTCGAAAAGGGAGAAAAGATAAGAATACCGATAGCACACGGCTTTGGAAGATACGTGAAGATAGATGACGTGAACGTGGTTCTCAGATACGTCGAAGACGTGAACGGCTCAGACGAACGAATAGCGGGTATTCTGAACGAGAGCGGAAACGTCTTCGGTCTCATGCCCCACCCGGAGAGGGCAGTTGAAGAGCTAATAGGCGGAAAAGACGGAAAGAAAGTGTTCCAGTCCATCCTCAACTACTTGAAGAGGTGA
- the purS gene encoding phosphoribosylformylglycinamidine synthase subunit PurS has protein sequence MPLFKFAIDVQYRSNVRDPRGETIERVLREEKGLPVKKLRLGKSIHLEVEAENKEKAYEIVKKACEELLVNPVVEEYEVREL, from the coding sequence TTGCCGCTCTTTAAATTCGCAATAGACGTTCAGTACAGGAGCAACGTGAGGGATCCGCGCGGAGAAACGATCGAACGTGTTCTGAGGGAAGAAAAAGGTCTTCCCGTGAAAAAGTTGAGACTTGGGAAGTCCATCCACCTCGAAGTAGAAGCAGAAAACAAAGAAAAAGCGTACGAAATCGTAAAGAAAGCCTGCGAAGAACTCCTGGTGAACCCGGTTGTTGAGGAATATGAGGTGAGGGAGCTGTGA
- a CDS encoding phosphoribosylaminoimidazolesuccinocarboxamide synthase gives MNYEGKTKIVKVTDDYALLEFKDDITAGDGLKHDVLTGKGSICAETTAILMKYLSEKGIKTHLVEYIPPRTLKVIPLKMFPLEVVVRLKKAGSFVRRYGGVEGEDLPVPLVEFFIKDDERHDPMVCVDHLEILGIATREQAEKMKEAAVKATLALKEFFERANFELWDIKYEFGLDKDGNVVLGDEISPDTFRLRKKGEIFDKDVYRRDLGDPLKKYREVLELCRSLNSQ, from the coding sequence GTGAATTACGAAGGAAAGACAAAAATTGTTAAGGTCACCGACGACTATGCCCTGCTCGAGTTCAAAGACGATATAACCGCTGGTGACGGATTGAAGCACGATGTTCTAACGGGCAAAGGATCCATCTGCGCAGAAACAACTGCTATCCTCATGAAATATCTCTCCGAGAAAGGTATCAAAACCCACCTCGTTGAATACATCCCCCCTCGAACACTGAAAGTCATTCCTCTGAAAATGTTCCCTCTCGAAGTGGTCGTGAGATTGAAAAAGGCAGGATCTTTCGTGAGAAGGTACGGTGGAGTTGAAGGGGAAGACCTTCCAGTTCCTCTCGTTGAGTTCTTCATAAAAGACGACGAAAGACACGATCCAATGGTCTGTGTTGATCATCTCGAAATACTCGGCATCGCAACAAGGGAACAAGCTGAAAAAATGAAAGAAGCGGCGGTGAAGGCCACTCTTGCTCTCAAAGAGTTTTTTGAAAGGGCGAATTTCGAGCTCTGGGATATAAAGTACGAGTTTGGCCTAGACAAAGATGGAAACGTCGTTCTCGGTGACGAAATCTCTCCCGACACGTTCAGATTGAGAAAGAAGGGTGAAATCTTCGATAAAGATGTGTACAGAAGGGATCTTGGTGATCCCTTAAAAAAGTACAGGGAGGTGCTGGAACTTTGCCGCTCTTTAAATTCGCAATAG
- the ychF gene encoding redox-regulated ATPase YchF, with amino-acid sequence MERVGIVGLPNAGKSSFFNFLTDNSVPAESFPFCTIEPNVGIFVVPDERIELLAKNEGSKKVVHPFVEVVDIAGLVKGASKGEGLGNQFLDHISKVDVIAHVVRLFEDGRVSHPYQNVDPKRDIEIVETELILKDLETVQKRLEKRMKVARTGDKEAKREVELLQNLREFLSQGKKASKFPRHDRFEEEVIESLFLLTDKPQILVFNVDELDEEKRKLIEEIVKEKDEEYIIINVKLEEELKFLPEEEAEVFRREYNLFGDKRREFFEKVLKLLNLIRFLTATQNEARSWTIKKGSTAYEAAGLIHSDIQKGFIKAEVIPFERYVEFGSLKKAREAGAVETHGKDYIVREGDVIHFLFRA; translated from the coding sequence TTGGAGAGGGTGGGAATAGTAGGTCTTCCCAACGCGGGGAAATCTTCCTTTTTCAACTTCCTGACCGACAACAGCGTACCTGCGGAAAGTTTTCCTTTTTGCACGATTGAACCGAACGTGGGGATTTTCGTTGTGCCGGATGAAAGGATAGAGCTCCTCGCGAAGAACGAAGGATCGAAAAAGGTGGTTCATCCTTTCGTGGAGGTTGTGGACATAGCGGGACTCGTCAAGGGAGCCAGCAAAGGAGAAGGACTTGGAAATCAGTTCCTTGACCACATAAGCAAGGTGGATGTTATAGCCCATGTCGTCCGTCTTTTTGAAGACGGAAGAGTTTCTCATCCGTATCAGAACGTGGATCCAAAAAGAGACATAGAAATAGTCGAAACCGAGCTCATACTCAAGGATCTCGAAACTGTTCAAAAGCGTCTCGAAAAGCGGATGAAAGTTGCAAGAACGGGAGACAAGGAAGCAAAGAGAGAGGTAGAACTCCTCCAGAATCTTCGGGAGTTTCTCTCTCAGGGTAAAAAGGCCTCGAAATTTCCAAGGCACGACAGATTCGAGGAAGAGGTGATCGAATCCCTCTTCCTCCTCACAGATAAACCTCAGATACTGGTTTTCAACGTCGATGAATTGGACGAAGAAAAAAGAAAACTGATAGAAGAAATCGTCAAAGAAAAGGACGAGGAATACATTATAATAAACGTGAAGCTCGAAGAAGAATTGAAATTTCTCCCGGAAGAAGAGGCGGAAGTTTTCAGGAGAGAGTACAACCTTTTCGGTGACAAAAGGAGGGAGTTTTTCGAGAAGGTTTTGAAACTTCTGAACCTTATAAGATTTTTGACAGCGACGCAGAATGAGGCGAGAAGCTGGACTATAAAGAAAGGATCCACTGCCTATGAAGCGGCGGGTTTGATTCATTCAGATATACAGAAAGGGTTCATAAAGGCCGAAGTTATTCCTTTCGAAAGATACGTGGAATTTGGTTCTCTGAAAAAAGCACGTGAAGCCGGAGCTGTGGAAACACATGGAAAAGATTACATTGTAAGAGAGGGGGATGTGATCCATTTCCTATTCCGTGCTTGA
- a CDS encoding divergent PAP2 family protein — translation MLDVWKIFRSTPFTTAVISFLTAQFIKFLIKRDVKMLKSYGGMPSGHVATVSGLAWSLARSTGFDSPYTSIAAILLVIIFMDAIVLRPAVKKDLGHNFLEALAGLGLGMLIAHIFPARLHLW, via the coding sequence GTGCTTGACGTCTGGAAGATTTTTCGGAGCACGCCGTTCACCACGGCTGTTATTTCTTTCCTGACGGCTCAGTTCATAAAGTTTCTGATCAAAAGAGACGTGAAGATGCTGAAGAGCTACGGTGGTATGCCCAGCGGTCATGTGGCCACCGTCTCTGGCCTTGCGTGGTCACTCGCCCGAAGCACGGGATTCGACTCTCCCTACACTTCCATCGCTGCCATTCTCCTTGTAATCATATTCATGGATGCCATCGTTCTGAGACCGGCTGTGAAGAAGGATCTGGGGCACAACTTTCTGGAGGCGCTCGCTGGCCTTGGACTCGGAATGCTCATCGCCCACATTTTCCCCGCGCGGCTCCATCTTTGGTGA
- a CDS encoding ATP-dependent helicase: MKEYRIRPKEANLSFLEDLDEEQRKAVVESEGRCIVIAGPGSGKTRVITYKIAYLLANGVDPSRILLVTFTRAAAREMVERAKTVTGRELSEMLAGTFHHVCNYFLRKYAPYVGLERNYSILDREDAESLMRHARSKYLERKSKEERKNFPQPSVLMAIYSYMKNTLKSLRESIVVKNPKFLDLKEEISEIFDLYEQEKRSQNVVDYEDLLFYAYRLLEENKEIRDREAERFLWVLVDEFQDTNYVQYRIVEHLSSKHGNVLAVGDDAQSIYSFRGARYENVEDFIKVSGTKIFKIQTNYRSTESIVKFINAMLPKKSVPKELKPVKKDGMKPVVVKTWDRYEEARFVSQRILELIEEGFKPEEIAVLYRSHSHSLELQMELVRSRIDFRVLSGPRFTESAHVKDVLSFLRIVQNPRDKSAWLRTAKLFYGIGDRTASKIADLASAYVEEGLDPFQELKKVSFSGEYSRFIDILDQIRKLDSPGEMIERVLSSFYSEYLEARYPDFREREMDLERLVEIASRYTSLESFLTDLAVTENVEIEREISQKEGKVTLTTVHQAKGLEWRVVFVISVNPGDFPNYFAISEGNLDEEERIFYVAITRAKEQLYISYQVTGTSYPYRGNRFIMRSGENFIDRIPLELVEFWEVK; the protein is encoded by the coding sequence ATGAAAGAATACCGGATAAGGCCCAAGGAAGCGAATCTTTCTTTTCTGGAAGATCTGGATGAGGAACAGAGAAAAGCAGTCGTTGAATCAGAGGGAAGATGCATTGTAATAGCAGGCCCGGGGTCTGGGAAAACCCGGGTTATCACGTACAAGATCGCCTATCTTCTGGCGAACGGTGTGGATCCTTCCAGGATTCTTCTGGTCACGTTCACCAGAGCAGCGGCGCGGGAAATGGTAGAGAGAGCGAAGACGGTGACCGGAAGAGAGCTTTCTGAGATGCTCGCCGGAACGTTCCACCATGTGTGCAACTACTTTTTGAGAAAGTACGCACCTTACGTGGGTTTGGAACGAAATTACTCTATCCTGGACAGAGAAGACGCGGAGAGCCTCATGAGGCATGCAAGAAGCAAGTACCTCGAAAGAAAGAGTAAAGAAGAGAGAAAAAACTTCCCCCAGCCTTCTGTTTTGATGGCTATATATTCTTATATGAAAAATACTCTCAAATCTTTGAGGGAAAGTATCGTAGTGAAGAATCCAAAGTTTCTGGACTTGAAAGAAGAAATCTCGGAGATCTTCGATCTCTACGAACAGGAAAAACGCTCTCAAAATGTGGTGGACTACGAAGACCTTCTCTTCTACGCTTACAGACTCTTAGAAGAGAACAAAGAAATAAGAGATCGAGAGGCGGAAAGATTCCTTTGGGTACTCGTTGATGAGTTCCAGGATACCAACTACGTTCAGTACAGGATAGTGGAACACCTATCGTCGAAACACGGCAACGTCCTGGCGGTTGGAGACGATGCCCAGAGTATTTACTCCTTTCGAGGGGCAAGGTACGAAAACGTTGAAGATTTCATAAAGGTATCCGGAACAAAAATCTTCAAGATCCAGACGAACTACAGAAGCACGGAAAGTATTGTGAAATTCATAAACGCCATGCTTCCGAAAAAATCCGTTCCAAAAGAACTGAAGCCGGTAAAGAAGGATGGTATGAAACCTGTTGTTGTCAAGACCTGGGATAGATACGAAGAAGCGCGGTTCGTGTCTCAGAGGATTCTCGAGTTAATAGAAGAAGGGTTCAAACCAGAAGAAATCGCAGTTCTCTACAGATCACATTCGCACTCTCTGGAGCTTCAGATGGAACTCGTTCGAAGTAGAATAGATTTCCGTGTGTTGTCTGGTCCCAGATTCACCGAGAGCGCCCACGTGAAGGACGTTCTTTCTTTTCTCAGAATCGTTCAAAATCCAAGGGACAAATCCGCATGGTTGAGGACTGCAAAGCTCTTCTACGGGATCGGTGACAGAACGGCTTCGAAGATAGCGGATCTCGCCAGCGCTTACGTGGAAGAAGGTCTGGATCCCTTCCAGGAACTGAAGAAAGTGAGTTTCAGTGGTGAGTACAGCAGGTTTATCGATATTCTCGATCAGATCAGAAAGCTCGATTCTCCTGGGGAAATGATAGAGCGCGTCCTGTCTTCTTTTTATTCCGAATATCTGGAAGCGAGGTATCCTGATTTCCGTGAAAGGGAGATGGATCTGGAAAGGCTCGTTGAAATAGCGTCTCGCTACACAAGTCTCGAATCCTTCCTGACGGATCTTGCTGTGACGGAAAACGTTGAAATAGAAAGAGAAATCTCTCAAAAAGAGGGAAAGGTCACTCTCACCACCGTTCATCAGGCAAAAGGGCTCGAGTGGAGAGTCGTTTTTGTCATCTCTGTGAATCCCGGAGACTTTCCGAATTATTTCGCGATATCCGAAGGGAATCTCGATGAGGAAGAGAGGATCTTCTACGTTGCCATAACAAGAGCAAAGGAACAGCTGTATATTTCCTACCAGGTCACCGGAACCTCCTACCCATACCGCGGAAACAGGTTCATCATGAGAAGCGGAGAGAATTTCATTGACAGAATACCGCTTGAACTCGTCGAGTTTTGGGAAGTGAAATGA
- a CDS encoding radical SAM protein has protein sequence MGVCRICGLSLDEISDSIGVCLECLRKGNLDFARKAHRKWREEIGLPVERWAREEGKVCFLCVNSCVIPEGKTGFCGVLRNEGGRLSYITGSHRKAFLHWYYDPHPTNCVALPICPEREHRGFYNFAVFFAGCNLDCLFCQNIDHKYMVKDGRISEGKIVDIDELVEIAMKPRVSCVCFFGGDPTPWTVFALEFAVKLGNRRRICWETNGLAHPRIMERMARVSLESGGIVKIDWKAFSPEVYEALTGVDGKSAVRRIMENVQLVSSMGKGREIPLLVISVLVIPHYIDEKEIEGIAGFISSVDPEIPLVLLAFAPQHLMSDLPTTRKHHMERVKQKALEKGLKRVFVENVWLLS, from the coding sequence ATGGGAGTCTGCAGGATTTGTGGTCTTTCACTTGATGAGATCAGCGATTCGATAGGTGTCTGCCTGGAGTGCCTGAGAAAGGGGAATCTGGATTTTGCAAGGAAGGCCCACAGAAAATGGAGGGAAGAGATCGGTCTTCCCGTTGAAAGGTGGGCTCGTGAAGAAGGAAAGGTGTGTTTCCTCTGCGTCAATTCGTGCGTGATACCGGAAGGGAAAACAGGATTTTGCGGCGTTCTCAGAAACGAAGGAGGCAGGCTCTCCTATATAACAGGCTCTCACAGGAAGGCCTTCCTTCACTGGTACTACGATCCCCATCCAACGAACTGCGTCGCACTACCTATCTGTCCGGAAAGAGAACACAGGGGCTTTTACAATTTCGCAGTCTTCTTCGCAGGATGCAACCTCGACTGCCTCTTCTGTCAGAACATAGATCACAAGTACATGGTGAAAGACGGAAGGATATCCGAAGGAAAGATCGTGGACATCGACGAACTCGTTGAGATAGCTATGAAACCACGCGTCTCCTGTGTGTGCTTTTTCGGGGGAGATCCCACTCCCTGGACTGTGTTTGCACTGGAGTTTGCCGTGAAGCTGGGAAATCGCCGAAGGATCTGCTGGGAAACGAATGGTCTTGCTCATCCCAGGATCATGGAGAGGATGGCCAGAGTCAGTCTTGAAAGTGGTGGCATAGTCAAGATAGACTGGAAGGCCTTTTCACCGGAGGTTTATGAAGCGCTGACCGGAGTTGACGGGAAGAGTGCCGTTAGAAGAATCATGGAGAACGTGCAGCTGGTTTCCTCCATGGGTAAGGGAAGAGAAATACCACTTCTTGTTATCAGTGTTCTTGTAATACCTCACTACATCGACGAAAAGGAAATAGAAGGAATCGCAGGGTTCATTTCATCGGTGGATCCAGAAATTCCCCTTGTTCTCCTTGCGTTCGCTCCTCAGCACCTGATGAGCGATCTTCCAACCACCAGAAAACATCACATGGAGAGAGTGAAACAGAAGGCACTCGAAAAGGGTCTGAAGAGGGTGTTCGTGGAGAACGTTTGGCTTCTGAGCTAA
- a CDS encoding ABC transporter substrate-binding protein, whose amino-acid sequence MRKWLFFMVLLIVAGLMFGKVNFASTQMTPAAEREFMLNKLVEFSKKTGIGVEFLNFEYPQLYSRLQAEIRAGKNTLNLIADLQGNLYIMASEGFLSDLKDLKFEGKTFIETLEKFAYVKGEKVFIPWLQATYVMAVNKKAFDYLPRGLSKEDVIRGTEKWTYDALLEWAKNIYEKTKQPLLGFPIGPKGLWHRFLHGYIYPSFTGAQALKFDSVRAVEMWNYLKELFKYVHPASSTWDGMADPLLREEVWIAWDHTARLKPAIVEKPNDFVVVPVPRGPMGRGYIIVLVGLAIPKGADFEEPAKVIDFLTSPEMQVEILKNVGFFPVVQEAVGAVPEGALRVLAEGVINQSATKDSVVSFIPSLGSKSGEFTETYRMAFTRIVFQGEDPAKVVKELGERIRQLFKESGAELPEPDASLF is encoded by the coding sequence GTGAGAAAGTGGTTGTTTTTCATGGTTCTTCTGATCGTTGCGGGTCTCATGTTCGGAAAGGTGAACTTCGCATCCACACAGATGACGCCCGCTGCTGAGAGGGAGTTCATGCTCAACAAACTCGTGGAATTCTCGAAGAAGACCGGTATCGGTGTGGAGTTTCTCAACTTCGAGTATCCACAGCTCTACAGCAGGCTCCAGGCGGAGATCAGAGCCGGTAAAAATACGCTGAACCTGATTGCAGACCTCCAGGGAAACCTCTACATAATGGCTTCCGAAGGATTTCTGAGCGATCTCAAGGATCTCAAATTCGAAGGAAAAACCTTCATCGAGACGCTTGAGAAGTTCGCTTATGTGAAAGGTGAAAAGGTGTTCATTCCCTGGCTCCAGGCAACTTACGTGATGGCCGTTAACAAAAAGGCGTTTGACTACCTGCCGCGCGGTCTTTCGAAAGAAGACGTCATCAGGGGGACGGAGAAGTGGACTTACGACGCTCTGCTCGAGTGGGCAAAGAACATCTATGAGAAGACGAAACAACCCCTTCTTGGCTTCCCGATCGGACCGAAGGGACTCTGGCACAGGTTCCTCCACGGCTACATCTATCCATCCTTCACGGGAGCGCAGGCTCTGAAGTTCGACAGTGTGAGGGCCGTTGAAATGTGGAACTATCTGAAGGAGCTCTTCAAATACGTACATCCGGCAAGCTCCACCTGGGACGGGATGGCCGATCCTCTCCTGAGAGAAGAAGTCTGGATCGCCTGGGATCACACTGCAAGACTCAAACCCGCGATCGTTGAAAAGCCTAACGATTTCGTTGTTGTACCGGTCCCAAGAGGGCCGATGGGTAGAGGGTACATCATAGTGCTTGTGGGTCTTGCCATACCGAAGGGAGCGGATTTCGAGGAACCCGCGAAAGTGATAGACTTCCTCACTTCTCCGGAGATGCAGGTTGAAATCCTCAAGAACGTCGGTTTCTTCCCTGTGGTTCAGGAGGCTGTCGGTGCCGTGCCAGAAGGTGCCCTCAGGGTGCTCGCGGAAGGTGTGATAAATCAGTCTGCCACGAAGGACTCCGTCGTTTCCTTCATACCGAGTCTTGGATCAAAGAGCGGAGAGTTCACCGAAACCTACAGGATGGCCTTCACGAGGATCGTCTTCCAAGGTGAAGACCCAGCGAAGGTAGTGAAGGAACTCGGTGAGCGAATCAGACAGCTGTTCAAAGAATCCGGAGCGGAACTTCCAGAACCCGACGCGAGCCTCTTCTGA
- a CDS encoding carbohydrate ABC transporter permease — MRGKWISFLLILPAVLYLVLLMGYPLFETFRLAFTSDEGFLGNFKRLVESGGFWNAMKNTLLLTAVIVPLQLILALGLALFVNQRFRGYTTVLYFIAIPLALSDVTAALMSYTIFSPNGYLNKIFMNLHLIERPIYFFGYMFKAREFWVIVLTEVWRATPLVFIILLAGLQSINKEYLEAADLFGFSRWKKFTKIILPLLKPSIMSALLLRTLFAFQIFGVVWLLAGRDIPVLAGETYYWYTFMNDPKMASAYALVIALVTIVVSWFYITFLSAKHLEGAR, encoded by the coding sequence ATGAGAGGGAAATGGATTTCTTTTCTTTTGATCCTTCCAGCCGTTCTTTATCTCGTTTTGTTGATGGGATATCCTCTCTTCGAAACGTTCAGACTCGCTTTTACAAGCGATGAAGGTTTTCTTGGAAATTTCAAGCGCCTTGTGGAGAGTGGTGGTTTCTGGAACGCCATGAAAAACACCCTTCTTCTCACAGCGGTGATCGTCCCCCTTCAACTCATACTCGCACTGGGACTCGCTCTTTTTGTCAATCAGAGATTCAGAGGTTACACGACGGTACTTTACTTCATAGCGATTCCATTGGCTCTGAGTGATGTTACAGCGGCGCTCATGAGTTACACTATATTTTCTCCGAACGGGTATCTCAACAAAATTTTCATGAATTTGCATCTGATAGAAAGACCCATCTATTTCTTTGGATACATGTTCAAGGCAAGAGAATTCTGGGTGATCGTCCTCACGGAGGTGTGGAGGGCTACTCCCCTTGTTTTCATCATTCTACTGGCGGGTCTTCAGTCGATAAACAAAGAGTATCTGGAAGCGGCAGATCTCTTCGGTTTTTCAAGATGGAAGAAATTCACAAAGATCATACTTCCACTCCTGAAACCATCGATCATGTCAGCGCTCCTTCTGAGAACTCTCTTCGCGTTCCAGATATTCGGTGTGGTGTGGCTTCTTGCGGGAAGGGATATTCCCGTTCTCGCTGGTGAGACCTACTACTGGTACACCTTCATGAACGACCCGAAGATGGCCAGTGCGTACGCTCTCGTGATCGCCCTTGTCACCATCGTGGTCAGCTGGTTCTACATCACCTTCCTCAGTGCAAAACATCTGGAGGGGGCACGATGA